The DNA window TAGCTAGCGCGAAAATTTGAAAATTCGAAATGTAATTTTTAAATTTATTTGGAGCTATTATGCAACCGATATCGAAAGTTTGTCATGAATGCGAATTGCACTTCTCAGGGATTGTTGAATTTCATAAAAATAACGAGGGGCCCTTAAAATTAGATCAACCCCTGATTCTGAGGTCTCTTAAAGAAGCTCTCAGAGAAAAAAAAGGTCCTGCAGCAAAAAGTTTTGCGGCATCAGACTTTGCATCACCTAGAAAAATCAAAAACAGAAAAGTTCTTGAGGAATCCTTTAAGAGCCTCATTCACAATGCGGCTAAGAGAAATACAAAAAGTTTTATTTCGACAGATTTTGAAAAAGAACATCCAGATAAAAAAATTAAAGCGACAGAAAGAGAAAAAGAAGAGCCTTTTAAAAGTTCTAATGAAGCCTCTTTTAATCAAAAAAATCCAGATTATAAAAGGACTAACGCCGAGCATGCTCATCTTATCGAATATATCAGTGAAATGATCAAAAAAATTCACCTTCTCTCGTTGAGTTCTCTGATGTGTGGGGAAGCAAAATATGCCAAAGCAGCCCATCAGCTAAAGGAAAATCTGTCTCTGCTTCCGCTGGTCCGCAAGTTTGATTTAATCATTCTGGAAATTGATTATATTTGGAAATTATTTAAGGAAGGGCTTTTTATTCAGGATTGGAAAACAAACCAAGATTTTATTTATCAAGAATTGGTGAGCAATCCTTTTTTTATAAGGCTTTACGAAACAAAAGGTGTTTCCGAATTTTTTTATCCCTTGGTATCCATTCGATCTTTTTTTGCATCTTCTAGCGTGGATCGAGCGTTCGATCGCTACGAATTAGTCCAAAAAATGAAAAAGTTTTATGAGCAACTTCCTATCCCTGAAAGGATGGATCCTCATCTAGAGAGCGAGGGCTCACTGGGTCAGCAGCAGACAACTTTGGCAAAAAAGAGCAAAGAAGGCTATTCCACAACAAAAACTCCACAAACACAATCGAGCAAATCAAAGAGAAAAAGATCTTTATCAACTCCTCGAAAGAAAAGCGAGGCTTTAGATATAGAGAATATAAAAAAGGAAGCTTTGTCTTCGCCAGAGCCGAGTCCAACGGGAAGTCTATTTTCTTCTTCCGAATCTTTTAGTTTCAGTATTGCTTCACATAGAAGCTCGAGTTTTTGTGATAGCTCAAGCTCACATACAGATGAAGGAACCTCAAGCGATTCTGAATTTTCTTGTTCAGAAAGATTTTCTTTTGATGAAAGTTCTTGCACCGAAGATGAAGCTTCAGAGGGGCTCGTAGATGAATTTTTACGAAGAACCACCAGAAAAAAAACGGCTTTTTCGAAGAGTCGGATTATTAGCCAAACAAGGCTTTCTCGCAGAGAGCATAAAAATCTGGAATTCACTGCAAAAGCTGGTTTTTATTTAGAATGCCTCGAAAATAAAGAACTTTGTTCAAGAGTCGTGGAAATTATCCAAACCGCTTTCAAGTTTCCTCTTTCAGCAGTTTATTTAAAAGAAGGCCTTGGAAAAATGGAGGAAAAGGGTCCTGGAAAAATAAAAATCATCAAAGCGATTCCTCACCATCTTTTGGATAAAGATAAAAGAAAGCAGAGACGGCAAATTCTAAGAATGCTGGAAAGAATCCAAAGAAGAGAAGGGATTTTTTCCTCACAAGAAAAATAGGAAAGAATCGATCGATTGTCTATACTTTTAAGCAAACAAAAGATGAAAATTAAAAATAATCTCCTTTCTTTAAAGTAAGGCTATGCAAAAACTTAAAATGTGGAATGAAAAAGCTTCTTTTACTGAAGCTGAAAAAGAATGGGATCAGGGCGCCTTAAAAGCGGCGCAAGAAAGTCCGGTTCAGGGTTTAAAAAAGTTGCCTTCTATGCCAGGAATTACTCCAGATACTGCAAAAGGTTTAAAATGGAAAAGTCTCTGTTGGATGATTAAGCATGACAGCGACAGAAAAATTTTACGCGGTTTTTTGCGCCATCCTCTAAGGCATGCATGGAATTACTTGAAATCGCTTTTACAAGATAAACCTTATAAACGGGAAAACGATTTTTTTCTCTATGGAATTCCATCTTTGGATGATTTCAATCAGCTGTTGAAAAAAAAGGATACATTATTAGTTGTCGGATTTTCTTACTGCCATAAACCTTTCGAATGTCCTTCGGGTCGTTTTACAGCCGATTGCCAACATGATGCTTCTAATCCCGTCTGTAGGCAATGTTTTATTGGGAAAGTGATGAATGCTCTCCCTGATCAACATACGATGGGCTTTGCAATCCCTACCATACATTACATTGGGGGAAAGATCTTTGAATTAATGGCACAGTATCCAGAGAAACAGCTCATCTTTATGATTACAGCATGTGAGATGACTCTTCAAATGTTTGGAGACTGGGGAAACATGGTGGGGATCCAAGGCATTGGAGTGCGATTGGATGGAAGAATTTGCAATACCATGAAAGCCTTTAAATTATCGGAAGAAGGTATCAAACCAGGTTTGACCGTCGTTTTAGATGACACCAAAGCCCGGATGATGCAATGGGTAGCTGAAAGAAGAAATGCCGAACTTGACCCATAAGGTCAAGCCGGCTAAGTAAAGGCTATTTAGACTTTTTCGGAGATAATTTTTTTATTGCATCTTGGATTGCCGCGTTATCAAGATAAGTCTCTTGAGTCCAAGCCGTGAATATTTCCAATCTTCTAGGTGTCAATGATTTTTTAAATTTATCTTTTTTCAATATTTTGATTACAAGGTCTCCAGAATCTTTCAAATGTTGAAGATAATACGCTCTTCTTTTTTCATCTTTAAAATCTAAACAAGCTAAGATAAATGTTTTGCAAAATTCTGTATTTTCATCATTTGTAAATGATTTTATGAACATTTCTTGAAAAGCCTTTTTTGTATAATAATGCTTCAGTATTCTTCGCATATACACAACTTGCTCATCAAGTTTTAACGACAAAGCACCTTGGCTTACATTGTAAAAGGCCATCATCGTGGAATTTTTTGCAAGCAGTGCTTTTAAGAAACTTTTTAGATTGTCGCTTGATGAAAGAGTTTCAAAAATAAATTGGATGGATGCAAGTGGGAGTTCCTTTCCAAATCCTAAGGCGTCATAATGTCCCAAGTCTTCTGTTTTAAATGCTTTTATTTTTTCTTTAAAATTATTTTTGCTTGATTTAGTTAATTTTTGAGACAAAAAGGCAAAATCTTTGCTTAGTGCTACGGATTTTTGCATAAATTCAACTTTTTCCAGATTAGCTGAAATGGGAGATGGCGCGGCATTTTGAATGAGAGTTCCCTCAATAGGAGGAAGAGGGGGTACGGGTGGTGCTTCAAGCGGCATTTGAGATTTGCGTTTTGGTGGTCTAAGAATCGTTGCTTTTCCATTTACAGGTTCATTTTCTTCAAGCTTAGAAACTGAAGTTCCCGAAGCGTCTGACTCATCCTCTACGTGAATTGTATTATTTTCAGCTTGTGCAGAGCTCATGCTTGTAGAAGTCGGATTGGGAATTTGCTGAGGTTCGACTTTAACATCTGGTATAACGTTCACTGTTGGTTGGGTGACTTTGGTTTCAGATGCTTCAACATCTTCTGCTGCATCTATATTGATAGGAGAGGGTACTTGTATTGGCTGCGGCTCTTTTCCATCGGTTGGAATGCGCATGACTTTTGTCGGACTTCCTACTGGATTACTCGTAGGATAAACGACTTTGGTCTCAGGAGATTCTGTTTTTACAGTAGACTGAGTATTTGTTGCAACTTTAGTTTCAGAAGCCATTTTTTTTGCGAGGCTTCCATTTACAGGGGCGCTAGTGGATTGAATGGCTTCAGTCTCAAGAGCCTTGTCCGGTGTAGAGGGGGATGTTTGAGTAGGCTGAGGTTTTATTCTAGCAACTGGGGATTGCGCTGTTTTTACTGGTTGAGTACTTTTTGTTGGTGAACCAGAAAAAGAAGAGATTAATTCCTTTACGGATGGTTTTTTGTTTGTTGCTGATAGGGTTTGTTGTGCCTTTGGCTGAACGACCTCGGTCGGTACAGAAGGAACGAATTCTGTGCGAGTGTCCTTTGGAGAGGTTGGAGGCTCAGCTTCTAAAGAGGGCGTATGCATTACTTCAGATTCAGCTTCTCTGGTTTCTTCCCCTCTATTTTGGACGGCAGGAGTAGCTTCTTTTGTGAGAGATGCTGCATTTGATGGCTCGACGACAGCCTCTGGTTGCGCATGTTGAGCTTCTATCTCTTGAGGATTTGTTGCCTCAACGGATGCGGAGGAGGCAACTGATGGTGTGCTTGAGGGTTCTGTAGAGAATACTGGCTGCTGAATTGAAGCTTGTTCTTCTGCAGTAGGACTTGGAGCTTGTTTAACAGATTCTTTGGTCTCAGTTGATTGAGCTTCGACTTCTTCATCTTCCTTTTGGTCTGTTTCTTCCGGTCTTTCAGTTTCAGTAGCTGAATGCACATCGGGTACAGAAGGGGATTCAGGGTCTTGAGTTGTTGGCTCTGTTGTTGTTTTAGTATCAGATTTTGGTGGAATCTCTGTTTGATTTTGTGCAGATTCGCTTGCTGGCTGATCTTCTGCTTGCTTTTTTGTTTCCGTATTTGGGGTTTCGGAAGGCTTTTTTGGTTGCCCAGGAGATGGATTGCCGAGAGTTTTCCCTATATCCTTGATTTTTGTAAGGATGCCGTAGGACGTTGTTAAACCATAACCAGAGAAAAAATTCTGAATGGCTGAGAAAAAACGTCTAAACCAAGATCCTTTTTTTAGCTGAAATTGATTGGCAACATTTGCAAGCCTCTGGCGCTCTTCCTGGGAGTTTTCGGTATTACGAATATGCTTGTGTAAGTGATAGAGTTGACGAACTGTGGATACTTTTTTATCTGATTTTAATGTTGTGTCTTTAGCAATAACTTGAAAGGTTTTACCGCGATAAACGAGTATTTTATCGGAAGTCTGAACATTTTCATTAGAGGGAGCGAGCTGCAAAAAATGTGAAATACCAATGAGGGGTTTGCTGGGCATATTAAATCCTATGTTATTTAGAATTGTTATGATTTTTACTTAAAGCTAAGCATTTTAACGAAATGACTTATTTAAATTCATAGATTTGTTGAGGAGTGTTGATGAGGAAGTGAAGGATTTCTCTCCTTTGTCTACGTTTCAGGAGGCAAAGGAGAGAAAAAGAAAAAGATTAGGCTTCTTTTTTCTTTTCTGTGAAGTAATTATGCCATTTACGAAATGGTTTGTGAGGATTTTGATCGTGATAAGGGCGAACTCTTGGAGCGTCTTTGCATGCCTCCTTACAGCAACCTGCTAATTCCAATAGGCAATCAGAACAGCAAATAAACAAATGGTTGCAATCCATATTTGCGCAGTTGTAATAAGATTCTGCTGAAACACCGCAATGGTGGCATTTTGCGATCACTTCGGACTCTTCCTCACTGATGGGAACTGTCATCCTGTCGTCAAATACAAAGAGCTTTCCTTTCCAATGTGAAGAACCTTCCTGAAGACCATAATTAATGACTCCCCCATGAAGTTGGTAGACTTTTTCAAATCCTTTTTCTTTTAAAATGGAGGAGTAAAGCTCACATCGTATCCCACCTGTACAATACATCATGACCGGCGTTTTTTTTGGATCGACTTGTTCTTTTAGGTTGTCAGAATATCCATCAAAATCGCGAAAAGTTTCGCAAGGAGGGAGTTCTGCATTTTCAAAATGACCAACTTTCCACTCATAATCGTTGCGCACATCAATCAAAATTTTGTGTTCTTGGTCTTCTAGCATTTCACGCCATTTTTTGGGGGAAACGTGTTCTCCTCGCAAGTTTAGATTAACGGCTTTGTCGTATGCGACTAGGTTTTTTCTATATTTAACACTTTTTCGAGGAAAAACATGCTCATGATGTGTATGCAGTTTAAATTCAACTGTTGCAAAATCGGGTTTGGCATGCAACCAGTTCATGTAGGCTTCAGCATCTTGGTCGGAGGCGCTCATCTGCCCGTTGATACCTTGTTCGGAGATGTAAATACGAGATGAAACGTCTCTGTCTTTAAAAAATTTTTGGTGAGATATCACTTCTTCTCGTGGATTTTCTAATGGAGTGAAATGATAGTAAGCTAAAACATAATACGGCATGGCAAATCGTTGGGTTTAATTAAAAATGAAGATGAGTATAGATTAAAGTTGTCTTTTTTTCTAGTCATTCAAAGCGTGCCATTTTTTTTCAAACCAAAGAGACCAGGGTGTTTCCAAATGATGGCCGTCCTTACAATATTCATAAAACAAACGAATAAACTCGGCTCTTTGCTCGGCATGTTCATGCTTCCAAAAATGATCGGACGGTAAAGAAAGAATATTGATTCCCCCCAATGCTTCATGTCTTTTGACGATATTTTCAAGAGAAACTTTTGTGGCATTTTTGACGATATCATACATCACTAGGAAGGTCGTGGTTCTTCCCTGTCCAGCTGAACAATGGAAATGTAACCATGTATCGGGCGAAAGTGTTTTAACAAATTCAAGAAACTGGTCGATGATTTCATCTGTAGGGCGGCAATGATCCGTTACAGGAAGTCGCAAGTAATCGACATTAAGCGAGTGGGCAAGCTCTTCTTCTGTAAAAATGTCACGTGGAAAAAGAAGCACAGGGTATGTTTTTTGTTTATAGGCGACTAAAAAAGGTTGTTTTCCACTTTTAGAAAGTTTTTGTAGTTGATCATCCTCGATTTGATCAAGCGTTTTACCGCGGTTGCTCCAGCCTCTTGTTCCATACCAACTGACTGCATCACCATTAATAAAACCGTGCGATTCTTCGCGCAGATCAACAATTGTCACTTTATTCGTGGGGAGAATAGATAAGATCTTTTG is part of the Parachlamydia acanthamoebae genome and encodes:
- the trhO gene encoding oxygen-dependent tRNA uridine(34) hydroxylase TrhO, which produces MPYYVLAYYHFTPLENPREEVISHQKFFKDRDVSSRIYISEQGINGQMSASDQDAEAYMNWLHAKPDFATVEFKLHTHHEHVFPRKSVKYRKNLVAYDKAVNLNLRGEHVSPKKWREMLEDQEHKILIDVRNDYEWKVGHFENAELPPCETFRDFDGYSDNLKEQVDPKKTPVMMYCTGGIRCELYSSILKEKGFEKVYQLHGGVINYGLQEGSSHWKGKLFVFDDRMTVPISEEESEVIAKCHHCGVSAESYYNCANMDCNHLFICCSDCLLELAGCCKEACKDAPRVRPYHDQNPHKPFRKWHNYFTEKKKEA
- a CDS encoding phosphatase domain-containing putative toxin; this translates as MLKVFYITAVIFIFFFFIYPLIGKSTASFLLVNMSNQDEMPRHFRICHQELAPSINSDHLSDLNASASAQFCANSLQKILSILPTNKVTIVDLREESHGFINGDAVSWYGTRGWSNRGKTLDQIEDDQLQKLSKSGKQPFLVAYKQKTYPVLLFPRDIFTEEELAHSLNVDYLRLPVTDHCRPTDEIIDQFLEFVKTLSPDTWLHFHCSAGQGRTTTFLVMYDIVKNATKVSLENIVKRHEALGGINILSLPSDHFWKHEHAEQRAEFIRLFYEYCKDGHHLETPWSLWFEKKWHALND